The following are encoded together in the Humulus lupulus chromosome 5, drHumLupu1.1, whole genome shotgun sequence genome:
- the LOC133834310 gene encoding cyclic nucleotide-gated ion channel 1-like, whose translation MNNLEGKGFAALRDSKTTKDHEIHDRCHRDKRKGKEILNPWTAYYSRRWNMIFLASCVIGVSVDPLFLYIPIINDNQKCLDKDYKLQIISLVLRFVTDFAYVLDIIFRLKTALAMSKKLDKSIFTGLPWFYLLINVLAILPVPQVILLLSFSMITGLQNLTVRHIINLVLPQYIPRIFRVYLLAKELGRAFDSLSRRVVRGAFLFFLYIIFGHVFGAFWYFYSIVAETRCWNEACEKLSTNENGCDPGPFDCFHNHPMKNLTKMDQYCPIDPPNASVFDFGIFSQAIESRMVTKTLFREKFFHSFWWGLNNLSSFGQNLNTSSSIPEILFAILISALGLLLVLYLIGNLQTYLQLESKNSEEARRKTSFIKQEMDSFFLIPYKEKVVKEKDIELEKVIKRYLTLTIREGKDCNVEEFYSLIKENVNPNEFAAWVTKILGVKKYDRNTAEQKAELWISKNELFDENVTSKIKKFIQLRFQIGKEVDNINILHVLPFSLGMYIKKHLCFPILKKVPMFQNMDEYVYETICKYLKPVTYLENIYILRKGEPLDMMLFITQGVVWSFGSSTSPYLMDGLQKGDFYGHELMEWKLNSTSYNDFPISTANLKCHTKVEAFALMAIDLKHVLLSCWPKFSKNYSTSELISEGLKSFAAISVQRRFRRYMRNKKVQDNNLRICVDQLSISLGL comes from the exons atgaacaATCTCGAAGGCAAGGGTTTCGCCGCATTGCG tgatTCCAAGACTACTAAAGATCATGAAATACATGATCGATGCCATAGagataaaagaaaaggaaaggaaattCTGAATCCTTGGACAGCATATTACTCTCGACGATGGAATATGATATTCTTGGCTTCATGTGTGATTGGAGTCTCCGTTGATCCATTGTTTCTTTACATTCCAATTATAAACGACAACCAAAAGTGCCTTGATAAAGATTATAAACTGCAGATCATATCTCTTGTTTTACGATTTGTTACCGATTTCGCTTATGTTTTAGACATTATATTTCGGCTTAAGACTGCTCTAGCCATGTCTAAGAAACTTGATAAATCCATTTTCACGGGGCTTCCTTGGTTTTATCTTCTAATAAATGTCTTAGCCATTCTTCCTGTTCCTCAG GTGATACTTTTACTGAGTTTTTCCATGATTACTGGATTACAAAATTTGACAGTAAGACATATTATCAACTTAGTACTTCCTCAATATATACCTCGAATTTTTCGTGTGTACTTATTAGCCAAAGAATTAGGAAGAGCTTTTGACTCACTTTCTCGACGTGTAGTCAGAGGTGCCTTCTTATTTTTCCTCTACATTATTTTTGGTCAT GTGTTTGGAGCCTTTTGGTATTTTTATTCGATTGTTGCTGAGACACGTTGCTGGAACGAGGCATGCGAAAAATTATCAACTAATGAAAATGGATGTGATCCTGGTCCTTTTGATTGTTTTCACAACCATCCCATGAAGAATTTGACAAAGATGGATCAGTATTGCCCTATTGATCCACCAAATGCATCTGTGTTCGATTTTGGAATATTTTCTCAAGCCATTGAATCTCGTATGGTCACCAAAACACTTTTTCGTGAAAAATTCTTTCATAGCTTTTGGTGGGGTTTAAATAATTTAAG ttcTTTTGGTCAAAACCTTAACACAAGTAGCAGCATACCAGAAATTCTTTTCGCAATTCTCATTTCTGCCTTGGGTTTACTTTTAGTTCTATATCTTATTGGAAATTTGCAG ACATACTTGCAGTTGGAATCGAAAAATTCTGAAGAGGCAAGGAGAAAGACAAGTTTCATAAAACAAGAAATGGATTCTTTTTTCTTAATTCCATATAAAGAGAAAGTCGTCAAAGAGAAAGACATCGAATTAGAGAAAGTCATCAAGAGATACCTAACTCTAACAATTAGAGAAGGCAAAGATTGTAATGTTGAAGAATTCTATTCACTGATTAAAGAGAATGTTAATCCTAATGAG TTTGCAGCTTGGGTAACCAAAATATTGGGTGTTAAAAAATACGATAGGAACACGGCAGAACAAAAGGCAGAGTTGTGGATATCAAAAAATGAACTTTTCGATGAGAATGTAACATCAAAGATTAAGAAATTCATTCAGTTGAGATTTCAAATAGGAAAAGAAGTGGATAATATCAACATTTTGCATGTACTTCCTTTTTCATTGGGAATGTACATTAAGAAACACTTGTGTTTCCCTATATTAAAAAAG GTTCCGATGTTTCAAAACATGGATGAATATGTATACGAAACAATCTGCAAATATCTAAAGCCAGTCACTTATTTGGAGAACATTTATATCCTTCGAAAAGGAGAACCGCTAGATATGATGCTCTTCATAACACAAGGTGTTGTGTGGAGCTTCGGAAGTAGTACTAGTCCTTATCTTATGGATGGTCTTCAAAAGGGTGATTTTTATGGACATGAACTCATGGAATGGAAGTTAAACTCAACATCCTATAATGACTTTCCAATCTCTACAGCTAATCTCAAATGTCATACCAAAGTTGAAGCCTTTGCTCTAATGGCAATTGACTTGAAGCATGTACTCTTGAGTTGCTGGCCCAAGTTTTCTAAAAACTACTCAACTAGTGAATTAATTTCTGAGGGCTTGAAATCTTTCGCAGCTATTTCTGTTCAACGAAGATTCAGACGTTACATGAGGAATAAAAAAGTACAAGACAACAACCTCAGGATATGTGTCGATCAGTTGTCAATATCCTTAGGCTTATAA